A window of Cohnella herbarum contains these coding sequences:
- a CDS encoding PHP domain-containing protein, whose amino-acid sequence MNKVDLHTHTTASDGMFPPAMNVKLAKEAGLSGLAITDHDTVAGVPEALLAGAELGIAVVPGVEISTSEQGKDIHILGYGISIDDPELLLRLQALRNTRNRRNEEILTKLAELDMRVTLEELESAAGKSSKKEGSIGRPHIARALMDKGYVTDIREAFDRYLGEGMPAYANLARIAPVEAIRWIHDAGGIAIIAHPGLYDMDELVLTLLDTGEADGLEAFHSNHDREMEQRYAKWAAGRGKMATGGSDFHGIKDGVSFHGALGSRWTDADIVNRLIMTK is encoded by the coding sequence ATGAATAAAGTAGATTTGCATACCCATACGACGGCTTCGGACGGGATGTTCCCACCTGCGATGAATGTAAAGCTAGCGAAGGAAGCCGGGTTGTCGGGTCTGGCAATAACGGATCACGATACGGTAGCGGGAGTTCCGGAAGCGTTGTTAGCCGGAGCGGAGCTTGGCATCGCTGTCGTGCCGGGAGTAGAGATCAGCACATCGGAACAGGGGAAAGACATCCATATTCTCGGGTATGGAATCTCTATCGACGATCCCGAACTCTTATTGCGCCTTCAAGCTCTAAGAAATACGAGAAATCGCAGAAACGAGGAAATATTGACGAAGCTTGCGGAACTCGACATGCGAGTCACTCTCGAGGAACTGGAATCCGCTGCGGGCAAGTCCAGTAAGAAGGAAGGTTCGATCGGCAGACCGCATATTGCTCGGGCATTGATGGACAAAGGCTACGTAACCGATATTAGAGAAGCCTTCGATCGCTATCTCGGCGAGGGCATGCCGGCTTATGCGAATTTGGCGCGAATTGCCCCCGTTGAAGCGATCCGGTGGATTCACGATGCGGGAGGTATCGCCATTATCGCCCATCCGGGTCTTTACGATATGGACGAGCTTGTGCTCACGTTATTGGATACCGGGGAGGCGGACGGATTGGAAGCCTTCCACTCGAATCATGATCGCGAGATGGAGCAACGTTATGCGAAATGGGCGGCAGGTCGCGGCAAGATGGCGACCGGCGGATCCGATTTTCACGGAATTAAGGATGGGGTTTCTTTTCACGGCGCGCTCGGAAGTCGGTGGACGGATGCGGATATCGTAAATAGGCTAATAATGACGAAATAA
- a CDS encoding LysR family transcriptional regulator, protein MALNVHQLHIFYTVAERGSFSAAAQALHMTQPAVTMQVQALEERFGTKLLNRTTKKLVLTEAGHRLLPQARKAVELMRDTDEMMIKFIEELKGRLQFAASLTIGEYVLPRLLGPFLRKFPEVSVDMKVMNTTEIIEAVANQGLDFGIIEAPCDVAGFDAEPVMDDELMLITPANHPFAYRDEVTLEEVIREPMVLREKGSGTRQIMEDELLRHGISEENLRVVSEFGSTGAVKSAVEAGLGLSLLSVWTIKHELSLGLLKPVKISGVRFTRQFYAVRLQSSLLPMPAAALLHDLRELSHE, encoded by the coding sequence GTGGCGCTGAACGTACATCAACTGCATATCTTTTACACGGTCGCGGAACGCGGAAGCTTCTCGGCCGCAGCCCAAGCATTGCACATGACTCAACCTGCCGTCACGATGCAAGTACAAGCGCTCGAGGAGCGATTCGGAACGAAACTGCTAAATCGGACGACCAAGAAGCTAGTGTTGACGGAAGCCGGCCACCGGTTGTTGCCGCAGGCTCGTAAAGCGGTTGAACTTATGCGGGACACGGACGAGATGATGATTAAATTCATCGAGGAGTTGAAAGGGCGACTGCAATTCGCGGCCAGCTTGACGATTGGAGAATATGTTCTGCCGAGGTTGCTCGGCCCTTTTTTGCGGAAGTTTCCGGAAGTTTCCGTCGACATGAAAGTGATGAATACGACGGAAATCATTGAGGCCGTCGCTAACCAAGGCTTGGATTTCGGCATTATCGAAGCCCCTTGCGATGTGGCCGGATTCGACGCGGAGCCGGTTATGGATGACGAGTTGATGCTGATTACTCCCGCGAATCATCCTTTCGCTTATCGGGACGAGGTAACGCTAGAAGAGGTTATTCGCGAGCCGATGGTGTTACGCGAGAAAGGTTCGGGAACCCGGCAGATTATGGAGGATGAGCTGCTTCGTCATGGAATCAGCGAAGAGAATCTTCGGGTCGTGAGCGAATTCGGCAGCACGGGCGCGGTGAAGTCGGCGGTAGAAGCAGGACTGGGTTTGTCTTTGCTTTCCGTATGGACGATTAAACATGAGCTCTCGTTGGGACTCTTAAAACCCGTAAAAATCTCCGGCGTTCGTTTCACGCGTCAATTTTATGCGGTGCGACTGCAGTCCTCGTTGCTCCCGATGCCGGCAGCAGCGCTTTTACACGATCTGAGGGAGCTGTCCCATGAATAA
- a CDS encoding ABC transporter ATP-binding protein → MLDLVNVSKLFNPGTLDEKIALMDATLRFKPGDFVTVIGSNGAGKSTLMNIISGVMKPDIGKVLIEGNEIQHIPEHKRSRWIGRVFQDPMAGTAPRMTIEENLTMAYKRGKSRGLAWGATSAKRQLFREQLSRLGIGLENRMSAKVGLLSGGERQALSLLMATFTKPQILLLDEHTAALDPARAELITRLTEEIVREMKLTTLMVTHNMEQAIRLGNRLIMMDKGRIILDITEQRKQSLTVAQLLGEFERISGHQLSDDRIVLG, encoded by the coding sequence ATGCTGGATTTGGTAAACGTATCCAAATTGTTTAACCCCGGAACTTTGGATGAGAAGATTGCATTAATGGATGCGACACTGCGATTTAAACCCGGCGATTTCGTGACCGTGATCGGGAGCAATGGTGCCGGTAAGTCTACTTTAATGAATATCATCTCGGGCGTAATGAAGCCGGATATCGGCAAAGTGTTAATCGAAGGCAATGAGATTCAGCACATTCCCGAGCATAAAAGAAGCCGTTGGATCGGACGGGTATTCCAGGATCCGATGGCGGGTACGGCTCCGCGGATGACCATTGAAGAAAATTTAACCATGGCCTATAAGCGGGGCAAGAGTAGAGGGTTAGCCTGGGGAGCGACATCCGCCAAGCGGCAGTTGTTTCGCGAGCAGCTCTCTCGTCTCGGTATCGGCTTGGAAAATCGGATGAGCGCCAAAGTCGGGTTATTGTCCGGAGGAGAACGTCAAGCGCTAAGCTTGCTGATGGCTACGTTCACGAAGCCGCAGATTCTGCTTCTCGACGAGCATACGGCGGCGCTGGATCCGGCCCGGGCGGAGTTGATTACCCGACTGACGGAAGAAATCGTTCGGGAAATGAAGCTGACGACGCTCATGGTCACCCACAACATGGAGCAAGCGATCCGGTTAGGTAACCGTTTGATCATGATGGATAAAGGCCGCATTATTCTAGACATTACGGAGCAACGCAAACAAAGCTTAACCGTCGCGCAATTATTAGGAGAATTCGAGAGGATCAGCGGACATCAATTGTCGGACGATCGGATCGTACTCGGATAA
- a CDS encoding ABC transporter permease — protein sequence MLDSIYGAIALGLLFALMALGVYITFRILDFPDLTVDGSFATGGAIAAILITHGYHPAIATLAAFAGGLVAGACTGLLHTKGKVNGLLAGIIMMIALYSINIRIMGGKPNISVVNTETLLSPIMKPIGLFILVSAIAVIIVKLLLDAFLHTDVGLALRATGDNAGMIRSFGANTDLTKVLGVSLSNGLVAVSGALIAQQGGFADITMGVGMIVIGLASVIIGEAIFGTRTVFIATLAVVLGSIVYRIVIALALRVELFRASDLKLVTALIVIIALVVPYVRRMMKQKKLARKRTIELTATLASGKGGKV from the coding sequence ATGCTGGATTCAATTTATGGGGCTATTGCGCTGGGTCTTCTGTTTGCTTTAATGGCTCTCGGGGTCTATATCACCTTCCGTATTTTAGATTTTCCCGATTTAACCGTTGATGGTAGCTTCGCTACAGGCGGTGCGATTGCGGCGATTCTGATTACGCACGGGTATCACCCGGCTATTGCTACCTTGGCTGCGTTCGCTGGCGGCCTTGTTGCTGGCGCATGCACAGGTCTTCTGCATACGAAAGGGAAAGTGAACGGATTATTGGCGGGTATCATAATGATGATAGCCCTATATTCCATTAATATTAGAATTATGGGTGGGAAACCCAATATTTCAGTAGTGAATACTGAAACCTTATTGTCGCCGATCATGAAGCCGATCGGATTGTTTATTCTTGTTTCTGCTATTGCAGTCATTATCGTGAAGCTATTGTTAGACGCATTCCTGCATACGGATGTAGGCCTCGCGCTAAGAGCGACTGGAGACAATGCCGGAATGATTCGTAGCTTCGGCGCTAACACCGATCTGACGAAGGTTCTAGGCGTTAGCTTATCCAATGGATTGGTAGCGGTTTCCGGAGCGTTGATTGCCCAACAGGGAGGCTTCGCCGATATTACGATGGGGGTTGGAATGATTGTCATCGGATTGGCTTCGGTCATTATCGGCGAGGCAATCTTCGGCACTAGAACCGTATTCATCGCTACGCTGGCGGTCGTGCTCGGATCGATCGTATACCGTATCGTTATCGCGTTGGCGCTTAGGGTCGAATTGTTCAGAGCCTCGGATTTGAAGCTTGTCACTGCCCTTATCGTTATCATCGCGCTCGTCGTACCGTATGTGCGGCGCATGATGAAGCAGAAGAAATTGGCGCGCAAGCGCACGATAGAGCTTACGGCAACGCTAGCCTCGGGTAAAGGAGGCAAAGTCTAA
- a CDS encoding ABC transporter substrate-binding protein — protein MKKKWLSTIMLSAAALLVVAGCGNKAENGNNGGASTPPASESASPSASAPASNAESKTYKIAISQIVEHPSLDATREGFLAALKDAGIVDGENLKVDVNFAQGDPTNNLSIAQKIASDKNDLVLGIATPSALAIAQNVKDTPVLFAAVTDPLAAKIVTNLDQPGGNISGASDTNPEAIKELMNFIAANFPDIKNVGVVINEGEENAVVMAKTAEEALAAHDIKLVRAAAANTSEVKQAVDSLVGRADAIYITLDNTVVSAVESIIQVANDKKIPFFSSDRDTVEKGAFATVGFKYFDHGYQVGQMAVEILKNGKKPAEMKVTVPDKLDLILNLKAAEAQGITVTDAMKDQVKDKETNIIQ, from the coding sequence ATGAAGAAAAAATGGTTATCAACGATTATGCTTTCCGCAGCTGCTCTGCTAGTCGTCGCAGGGTGCGGAAACAAGGCAGAGAACGGTAATAATGGCGGCGCTTCCACGCCGCCAGCCAGCGAATCGGCTTCTCCATCCGCAAGTGCGCCGGCTTCTAACGCGGAATCCAAAACTTACAAGATCGCGATTTCCCAGATCGTTGAGCATCCATCGTTGGATGCGACCCGTGAAGGCTTTCTCGCAGCGCTGAAAGATGCCGGAATCGTCGACGGAGAAAATCTTAAGGTAGACGTTAATTTTGCTCAAGGAGATCCGACGAACAACTTATCGATTGCCCAGAAAATCGCATCCGATAAAAATGATTTAGTGCTCGGAATCGCGACGCCCTCCGCTTTAGCCATTGCGCAGAACGTAAAAGATACGCCAGTTCTGTTCGCGGCCGTAACAGACCCGCTTGCCGCTAAAATCGTTACAAACCTGGACCAGCCGGGAGGCAACATCTCCGGTGCTTCCGATACGAATCCGGAAGCGATCAAAGAACTGATGAACTTCATAGCTGCTAATTTCCCGGATATAAAAAATGTCGGCGTCGTCATTAACGAAGGCGAAGAAAACGCCGTGGTCATGGCGAAGACGGCAGAAGAAGCATTAGCAGCCCACGATATTAAGCTGGTAAGAGCAGCAGCTGCCAATACATCCGAGGTTAAACAAGCTGTGGATTCGTTAGTCGGCCGCGCGGATGCTATCTATATCACGCTGGATAACACAGTCGTGAGCGCTGTTGAATCGATAATTCAAGTCGCGAACGATAAAAAGATTCCATTCTTCTCCAGCGACAGAGATACCGTAGAGAAGGGCGCGTTTGCAACAGTAGGCTTTAAATATTTCGATCATGGTTACCAAGTCGGTCAGATGGCCGTCGAAATTTTGAAAAATGGCAAGAAACCGGCTGAAATGAAAGTTACCGTTCCGGATAAGCTGGATTTGATTCTAAATCTTAAAGCCGCCGAGGCTCAGGGGATTACGGTTACGGATGCGATGAAGGATCAAGTTAAGGACAAAGAAACGAATATCATTCAGTAA
- a CDS encoding YlbG family protein produces the protein MFAERTGYIVWFSDSKAAKGLDKYGTLHYMSRKMQYAVMYMNADVAEEAVRNLQRLPFVRKIERSYRNEIKTEYEKNVPDKTRFYGL, from the coding sequence ATGTTTGCCGAACGGACAGGTTATATCGTATGGTTTAGCGATTCGAAAGCGGCCAAAGGGTTGGACAAATACGGAACGTTGCACTATATGTCCCGCAAGATGCAATACGCCGTAATGTACATGAACGCCGACGTTGCGGAGGAGGCCGTTCGAAATTTGCAGCGATTGCCTTTCGTACGCAAGATCGAACGCTCCTACCGTAACGAAATTAAGACCGAGTATGAGAAGAATGTGCCTGACAAAACTCGGTTTTACGGACTTTAA
- a CDS encoding YlbF family regulator, whose product MASMTQTLPAAEQGVMEAPADMAMLLSHAFELGDFLKNSALAAEYAYWKDKVLQDAEVQSLSKQFSKAKEKFTECERFGRFHPDYNAALDQVYEMESRLDQVESVRMYKAAESSLDELLNDISRTLAHAVSVSIKVPDNNPNPKASGCGNGGSCSCGSGGCG is encoded by the coding sequence ATGGCCAGCATGACTCAAACCCTCCCTGCGGCAGAACAAGGTGTGATGGAAGCGCCTGCCGATATGGCAATGCTCCTATCTCACGCCTTCGAGCTGGGGGATTTTCTTAAGAATTCCGCTCTAGCCGCGGAATACGCTTATTGGAAAGATAAAGTTCTTCAAGACGCCGAGGTGCAGAGCTTAAGCAAGCAATTCTCCAAAGCGAAAGAGAAATTCACCGAATGCGAAAGGTTCGGAAGATTTCATCCGGATTACAATGCCGCATTGGATCAAGTATACGAGATGGAAAGCCGGCTGGATCAGGTTGAATCCGTGCGGATGTACAAAGCGGCGGAAAGCTCCTTGGACGAACTGCTTAATGATATATCCCGAACGTTGGCGCATGCCGTCTCGGTCAGCATCAAGGTTCCGGACAACAATCCGAATCCGAAAGCATCCGGTTGCGGCAACGGAGGAAGCTGTTCGTGCGGAAGCGGCGGATGCGGTTGA
- a CDS encoding helicase-associated domain-containing protein has translation MNLAMSLERLPDSIRRLIVADPTITARYDQGEKLEEILSSREWAADWLRSNRGLPTTQVLRTILIGFASLPFELESALKLITEKTELTGAETRIAVVRLRRAGIVFAVRKAWGDQLLYIPTDNITLWQSFLLPVDGEPLKETDSDEISYCPTAFRLPLSLELLSVWQEIQRQPIAWTNKSPISRSIVNRLTDEMRLTSDELVCLSLVYPQQDRMPPQVALALDLGIHIKALKNEGNVIRISDSGIADWLTHLPESADRELLARIVIRYVSASPVMHLTFSALLTLMDSNWYPDNRLTILDGNEGAINDVLNLMQSFGWLERGDLRGQAVFRSKLRIGDYSNGKNQDIQDAGQWFVQPDGEILVPPETSLRQRWDLAEIAERVTADAIFVYRLTRSYCFQAFNAGHSEQSMIAFLENGSGAPLPESVTRSIGDWFAPLGKIRFQETVLLRMENSSVAAALLQDPDTAEMLGERISERDFVVMPSALKKLRSRLHQIGYPPSERRQTETGSPEGAESVAKKEGDTEGYTEPGWIYGRQRLSAFEADRSLPAVEELFPGMSSIPEAWLTKPRTYHSTTRKELIRRAIDWQASIQVERDGIVQTLVPKDIREDGARWEVVGEWRVIPNSSDFAPDDRRRSRQATVVGSEEIAEVMIMLPSLEELETH, from the coding sequence TTGGATTCGCTAGCCTGCCGTTTGAGCTTGAATCGGCTTTAAAGCTTATAACCGAGAAGACAGAGCTGACCGGGGCGGAAACGCGTATTGCGGTGGTCAGGCTGCGGAGAGCGGGTATCGTGTTCGCGGTTCGCAAAGCATGGGGCGATCAATTGCTGTACATCCCGACGGATAACATAACGTTATGGCAATCTTTCCTGCTGCCTGTCGATGGCGAGCCTTTGAAGGAAACGGACTCCGATGAGATTAGCTATTGTCCGACGGCATTCCGCTTACCGTTGTCGCTGGAATTGTTGTCCGTATGGCAGGAAATTCAACGACAACCTATCGCATGGACGAACAAGAGCCCTATAAGTCGTTCCATAGTCAACCGATTGACGGATGAGATGCGATTAACTTCCGACGAATTAGTTTGTTTATCGTTGGTTTACCCGCAACAGGATCGAATGCCTCCTCAGGTTGCTTTGGCGCTTGATCTCGGAATACATATCAAAGCTTTGAAGAATGAAGGGAACGTCATTCGCATTTCCGATTCGGGTATAGCCGATTGGTTAACGCATTTGCCCGAATCCGCCGATCGCGAGTTACTGGCTCGAATCGTGATCAGATATGTTTCCGCGTCGCCGGTCATGCATTTAACGTTCTCGGCGCTCTTGACGCTTATGGATAGCAATTGGTATCCCGATAATCGATTAACGATTCTGGATGGAAATGAGGGAGCGATTAACGACGTTTTGAATTTGATGCAATCCTTCGGTTGGTTGGAACGCGGAGATCTTCGAGGACAAGCGGTTTTTCGGTCAAAGCTGCGAATCGGCGATTATTCGAATGGGAAAAATCAAGACATTCAAGACGCAGGACAATGGTTTGTTCAACCGGATGGCGAAATTCTTGTTCCGCCGGAAACGAGCTTGAGGCAAAGATGGGATTTGGCGGAGATAGCGGAAAGAGTGACGGCGGATGCGATATTCGTTTATCGCTTAACCCGATCGTATTGTTTCCAAGCGTTTAATGCCGGTCATTCCGAGCAGTCGATGATTGCTTTTCTGGAAAATGGCTCGGGCGCCCCATTGCCGGAATCGGTCACGAGGTCGATCGGGGATTGGTTTGCGCCGTTGGGAAAAATTCGTTTTCAAGAAACCGTGCTGCTGCGTATGGAAAATTCGTCCGTCGCCGCCGCGCTCCTTCAAGATCCGGATACGGCGGAAATGTTAGGGGAACGGATAAGCGAGCGCGATTTCGTCGTTATGCCATCGGCGCTTAAGAAGTTGCGATCAAGGCTGCACCAAATCGGATACCCGCCGTCGGAACGTCGGCAAACGGAAACGGGCAGTCCCGAAGGGGCAGAGTCGGTAGCGAAAAAGGAAGGCGATACGGAGGGATATACGGAGCCTGGGTGGATCTACGGACGTCAGAGGTTATCCGCATTCGAAGCGGATCGGTCGTTGCCGGCTGTAGAAGAGCTGTTTCCGGGAATGTCGAGCATTCCGGAAGCATGGCTGACGAAGCCAAGGACCTATCATTCCACAACCCGTAAGGAACTGATTCGAAGAGCGATAGATTGGCAAGCTTCCATTCAAGTTGAACGGGACGGTATCGTTCAAACGTTGGTTCCGAAAGACATACGGGAAGACGGGGCGAGATGGGAAGTGGTGGGAGAATGGCGGGTTATACCGAATTCGAGCGACTTCGCGCCGGATGATCGGCGCCGTTCGCGGCAAGCGACCGTCGTGGGTTCGGAGGAAATCGCCGAGGTCATGATTATGCTGCCTTCCTTGGAGGAGCTCGAAACCCATTGA